GGTCCTCGGCCATCGCCAGGGACCGGTGCACGTCCTCGGCCGTGAAGGGCTTCATCAGGCATCCGAGCGCAAGGTCGGGCATCGGAAAGCGCGGCGCCTTGCCGCTGACGAACAGGCACGGCACGCCTTGCTCTGTGAGGCGCGCAGCGACGGAGAAGCCGGTCGTGCCGTGCGCCAGGTGAAGGTCAAGCAGGACCAGGTCGGGATGATGCTCGGCCGCCGCGGCAATGGCGGAGTCGGCGTCTTCGGCGCTTCCGACGACGCGATAGCGCGGATTATCCTCGACCAGATATTTGAGCGTTGCGGCCAGCTGGCTGTCGTCTTCGACGATCAGGATCTTGAGCATGTGCGAGCCTTCCCCGAACTCGGCGCCTTGGAATTCCCCCCGGAAATTCCGTCACTTGACGGTCGCACGAGACAGAGTCGCGTGCGAATCCCCCGTGAACGAAGTTTACGACGAACCGACTCCGCCCAACGCCAGGACGAGAAAAAGGCCGGGATCGCCCCTCCGCGCCCCGGCCCCTCCCCTCACCTGAACCTGCGCCCCCGCAGGTCCCGGCTTCTGCAACGCCCGATTATCAGGCGCGGTAGAAGATGTGCGTACCGATCTTCTGCACAAAGCTCAGCCGGCGGCCCCATGAAGGTGCAACATAATCCGCATGGTACCACAGGACGTCGTTCGACAGCGTCGGCACCGCGTTCGCGACAGCCAGCTTGGTGATCGCCACAGCCTTGCGCCATGCGTTGCTGTTGGTGTCGGTGTAAGGAAACGCTCCGCTGCGCGGATTGACGAACGAAAACTGCCAGGGCTGCTTCACCGTGGCGCACCAGCTGGACGGATATTTGCCCGAGGCGGCGCGGTTCATGATCACCTTCGCGACCGCAAGCTGTCCTTCGAGGTTCTCGCCACGCGCTTCATGATACACCGCGACCGCGATGCACCGCGACTGCTCGTCGAGCGCGTCGCCCGTGTCCGCAAACCGATCGACCAGCGCGTAGAGCTGCCAGCCGGCGCTGCGCAGCCAAGCGGCTTCGCTCGCAACATTGTTGAGCTTCACGGTGACCGAAGTTGCAGGCTGCGACTGGTAGATGGTGCCGTTGCCAAGCGTGACCGCAGTCGTCGTCGCGACGGCCTTCTGCAGCACCGCGCCGGCCTGGGCCAGCGACGGCTTGCCGGCCGCTTCGGCCTCCACCGCCTTGACCGCCGCCGAGACATTCAGCCCGGAAATGCCCTGCGCATTGGCTCCGCTCGAGCCGACCGCCAGCATGAATACTCCCATCACCGCGGACGCGCCGCGGTTACCCAGAAACTTGATCAAACCTTTTGCCCTCAATGGCGGACGAGAGACTGAGCCTCGTGATCGTCCGTCTTGCTCTCGAGCCCGCGGCGTCTAAACGCGCCCTTGCGGCCCACTCGCTTCGTTCTGTGCGAGCGCCAATATGTTAACCCGTTAAACCCGCCAAGCGTTTGGCGGTAAACGGTTGGAGTCGTGCGGTAGAATCCGGAACTCTTTCATTTTGTTCAGTTTTTCGCCTCTTACTGCTCAACTCAACGCGGCTGGCACTCGGTTCACCGGCACGGCTATCGCATTTAACGAGAGGGGTGTCCCGGCATGGCACATTGGCTGATGAAATCGGAGCCCGAGAGCTACAGCTGGGCCGATCTTGAGCGCGACGGCGCGACCGAATGGGACGGCGTGCGCAACAATGCCGCGCGGCTGCATCTTCGCGCGATGCAGCCGGGCGACGAGGCCTTCTTCTATCACAGCATGTCCGACAAGGCGGTGGTCGGCGTGATGCGCGTAACGCGCGCCGCTGAGCCCGATCCCAAGGCGCCCGACTGGGTCCGCGTCCGCGTCGAGCCGATCCGCAAGCTGGCGCGGCCGGTGACCCTGGCCGAGATCAAGGCCGAGCCCGCGCTGGCGAAGATGGAGCTGATCCGCCAGTCGCGCCTCAGCGTCGCCCCGGTCCGGGACGCGGAATGGGTAAAGGTACTAAAAATGGCGGACCACCCACGAAAATAGTGCGACGTCAGACACTTGACATCGGTTCGGCTGCAATCGAGCGTGCCTGCCGAAGGGGTGGGGGTTTCATGGACAAGAGTTTGATGGCGTGCGCCGTGGCCGTGGGCGTGTTGGTGCAGGGCTGCTCGTCGCGGCCGCGCGAGTTCACGCCGGCGCTGGCTGCGGCGCCGGTCGACCAGGCCAGGTTCAACGCCGACCTTGCCGAGTGCCGCGAGCTTCTCGTCGCGGGCAAGCTCGACGGCAACGGCCGGTTAGGCTCGGCAGGCGCCGGCGCCGCGGCGGGGGCAGCGACGATGGCGGGCGGCGCCGCACTGGCGACCAGCGCCGGGCTCTACACCGGCGCCGCGATCGCCAGCGCCACCGTCGTCGCCATCCCGTTCGTCGCCATCGCCGGGGCGATCGGCATGGCCAAGGCCAAGCGCAACAAGAAGGAGCGCGCGATCCAGCAGGCGATGGCCGGCTGCCTCGAG
The sequence above is drawn from the Sphingomonas lutea genome and encodes:
- a CDS encoding response regulator, whose translation is MLKILIVEDDSQLAATLKYLVEDNPRYRVVGSAEDADSAIAAAAEHHPDLVLLDLHLAHGTTGFSVAARLTEQGVPCLFVSGKAPRFPMPDLALGCLMKPFTAEDVHRSLAMAEDLLRGRETLRPRIPENLTLYEPAEAEASVEVGYIPSKRSIRTRFEHWISGPLGGSQRAC
- a CDS encoding cell wall hydrolase, which translates into the protein MGVFMLAVGSSGANAQGISGLNVSAAVKAVEAEAAGKPSLAQAGAVLQKAVATTTAVTLGNGTIYQSQPATSVTVKLNNVASEAAWLRSAGWQLYALVDRFADTGDALDEQSRCIAVAVYHEARGENLEGQLAVAKVIMNRAASGKYPSSWCATVKQPWQFSFVNPRSGAFPYTDTNSNAWRKAVAITKLAVANAVPTLSNDVLWYHADYVAPSWGRRLSFVQKIGTHIFYRA
- a CDS encoding EVE domain-containing protein produces the protein MAHWLMKSEPESYSWADLERDGATEWDGVRNNAARLHLRAMQPGDEAFFYHSMSDKAVVGVMRVTRAAEPDPKAPDWVRVRVEPIRKLARPVTLAEIKAEPALAKMELIRQSRLSVAPVRDAEWVKVLKMADHPRK